The Streptomyces camelliae genome window below encodes:
- a CDS encoding eCIS core domain-containing protein, with protein MSGTHAPAQGRQSSGSSKQKARKPQRSARTPEPKEIISGAGHPLDPGIRRELEARLGHDFSRVRVHTDEDSAALADLVGADAVTVGQEIFFRAGTFRPGTEDGRRLLAHELLHTVQAPDQPGRLRAGRDFGGVSLPTDAVEQQAEQGARSADAGRTEVTRDSSATPGWLRYARVDADRLRSERLDPATLVDRLTAGILRSLRGDPTDSSGRVRRQLARFAPELEQAVLAKLELRLPSSDYQRVLDLAEQASHLPEGMDTPLTPVPVTDTVDRIEAEHDQDDVRERDHREAEQEHRDDAAEGRRRHEEEHEDRHPQQRVHQEERKRRRPSEQRRRGERNAQGPDGTSSSSGSGVDGSGASASSASSTTDGATAGRSASAQPDAATGDQAQADQPGQDAQGATAGQQQADGQDAQDKNRKDQQAQQDQQDQQDKKEQQAQQQKTEQSKDPKDKPAAAQAEGSPEHERKSATKQPVAGGKPHNPDHLPTPQPGPVRPEEVDKTAEQRDGSLVRHGVLEGDEESGEPPEQEQPEGLEPGADSEIGGPQGAEKPGATGGAEATLKPEDFLPSTDLDVSAVPTADQIHLSVGGSAPASAEVPSFPAPPPTKAEKVQAARESEREDDEPAEPPIATAPPAPGRRTPQSVPQPGPVAENAAGDRTEHDLQTEKPVEQEVGPDPEQAQPADDGSPAAEPEAEAHPQAGGQTDVAPAEPPQTEGGTAPSPAQQESAAEHNERQEAEHAPAPAAPTPARVTARPAAAQHAQQPAGVSYGSGSAAGSAPGRAPSSAAAAAGPAGAPEPAGAVAGPGAAPGAVAPVRAAAQSPALGPADQQSDAPGALGAQPAPGASLEPGGGACAGSPEPSTEADKPEGSGGGCGGGGGGAQERKSPAPPNVSDQDPQAALGTAAAVPPDQTVTVLGGADSAVDHSIGQQQAQLKAAPPTTQRPSGAPQTLQGKPTEEAPAAQVSGQLERVAPPGQGRQQKADGNQVQGQNPAEQVQTPNVPDTDAGKADAHDVQNMQDAVNDVPSTDPGLNVTVGPAPQVQLTGDADPQLTDQQAGKYNDKTSEIQDTGRQDAAKPLGEDQIYPDVPQETLKGNVPGGAGGRGGGGKAGTQLKPGEATVVQQQRGPQIKQAIGQGQGQVGSAQADNRQQQAEARKKNQSDIDKETADNARKQTAKRGEVGVQAKQARDQWRSEQDQKVADSDKQADQSHTENNQKILSKRDDSNKQVKDRQASDNQKIQDNREQAQKKAQDEKEKKKHESSGWFGWITSKIKDAFNALLSAVTKIFDFFRKLVNDIIDGFKKFADSVIDTCRKLAVQLIKAVADTLIQICDVLLAAFPALRDKFRKAIEDLRDGAIAAVNALADTLKAAVNALLDGLGAALNALLKLAEATLKAIINQVRSLVEAAINFVKAAIAALGQLAALIADIAPDPGGWLSKMGAAARDGIQHHLWGAVKTAVKAWFDQKVESVVGLTSTLLNILVKGCISLKKIGQMAWKAIISALPMMLAQIIIEKVISMIVPAAGAIMTIIQGLMAAWGTISKIIAAFGKFFAFLKAVKAGPAACLFAEAVAAGVVALLEFVSQYLLSKLKGAGKAVGTKLKALAQKILKALAKAGKGARKAVGTAVNRARTGLRNAMSSLRERMPSGRRPAEPDFFAHPHERPGEPHETAPHHEEPHAPSPEASKTSKSHEPKFQSESKSSKPHEPEGPRKPREPEEANAPARPRRPVSRAGRALNRAKGAVKAALGKARNAARALGRKLKNSKLGRAIGNAAHKIRDAYKRKRDQLREWWNKRKEQRAQRRAKRHDDRLARAVARMKPLFTSMLRRGVHPTVLRAVMGGMRLWYRLSRVAAEGAQRFDIKAWASPPELVVPGTNVRLDPRDVLEFVQQLANKVRIEFSRRGSHPANVAFGSDGSVNRVEFGRAAGVGHMVDRLDSLQGDRLFPEPTTERREKDGQEKEVSVPGRWTLAWASNENAGDTTVEEPGGANSHIYRRTPDQARGRDLEYQEIIAEENESADLLAVGRDYLNIFRGAAPNKNLSQMQLLKSRFLIKLTAWTEKRRDESARVHAAMLAQMISRAATKKDGEMIIKAIEGYPMAPKGAQAAAVSKRAWVGGANRERQLADLGARVQNERAEINRLSDLEERGARRKLVNNMRRRMRRGILGHTTKSGVHSISGEELAEREINFIQAWLNEYSVDIADGMDPRTVKERVFKHIETQVMNTYGL; from the coding sequence GCCCCGGAGCTGGAGCAGGCGGTGCTCGCCAAGCTCGAACTCCGCCTGCCCTCCTCCGACTACCAGCGCGTCCTCGACCTCGCCGAGCAGGCCTCGCACCTGCCCGAGGGCATGGACACCCCGCTCACTCCGGTGCCGGTCACGGACACGGTCGACCGGATCGAGGCCGAGCACGACCAGGACGACGTACGGGAGCGCGACCACCGCGAGGCCGAGCAGGAGCACCGCGACGACGCGGCCGAGGGGCGTCGACGGCACGAGGAGGAGCACGAGGACCGGCACCCGCAGCAGCGCGTCCACCAGGAGGAGCGGAAGAGGCGAAGGCCCTCCGAGCAGCGCAGGCGTGGAGAGCGGAACGCACAGGGACCGGACGGGACTTCCTCCTCGTCCGGCAGCGGCGTCGACGGCTCCGGAGCGTCCGCATCCTCCGCGTCCTCGACGACCGATGGCGCCACCGCCGGCCGGTCCGCTTCCGCCCAGCCCGACGCCGCCACCGGTGACCAGGCGCAGGCGGACCAGCCGGGTCAGGACGCCCAGGGCGCAACCGCCGGTCAGCAGCAGGCCGACGGCCAGGACGCCCAGGACAAGAACCGCAAGGACCAGCAGGCCCAACAGGACCAGCAGGACCAGCAGGACAAGAAGGAGCAGCAGGCCCAGCAGCAGAAGACCGAGCAGAGCAAGGACCCCAAGGACAAGCCGGCCGCCGCGCAGGCCGAGGGCTCGCCGGAGCACGAGCGGAAGTCCGCGACCAAGCAGCCGGTCGCCGGCGGCAAGCCGCACAACCCGGACCACCTGCCCACCCCGCAGCCCGGCCCCGTCCGCCCGGAGGAGGTCGACAAGACCGCGGAGCAGCGCGACGGCTCGCTCGTCCGCCACGGCGTCCTGGAGGGCGACGAGGAGAGCGGCGAACCCCCCGAGCAGGAGCAGCCCGAGGGTCTGGAGCCGGGCGCCGACAGCGAGATCGGCGGTCCGCAGGGTGCCGAGAAGCCCGGCGCCACCGGCGGGGCGGAGGCCACGCTCAAGCCGGAGGACTTCCTGCCCTCCACCGACCTCGACGTCTCCGCTGTGCCGACGGCCGATCAGATACACCTGTCCGTAGGCGGATCTGCCCCGGCCTCAGCCGAGGTCCCCAGTTTCCCGGCCCCGCCCCCGACCAAGGCGGAGAAGGTCCAGGCGGCGCGCGAGAGTGAGCGCGAGGACGACGAGCCCGCCGAGCCCCCCATCGCCACCGCCCCGCCCGCTCCGGGCCGCCGTACTCCCCAGTCGGTCCCGCAGCCGGGCCCCGTCGCCGAGAACGCGGCCGGGGACCGCACCGAGCACGACCTCCAGACCGAGAAGCCGGTCGAGCAGGAGGTCGGCCCGGACCCCGAGCAGGCGCAACCGGCCGACGACGGCTCCCCGGCCGCTGAGCCGGAGGCCGAGGCGCATCCGCAGGCCGGCGGGCAGACTGACGTAGCGCCGGCCGAACCTCCGCAGACCGAGGGGGGGACCGCCCCCAGCCCGGCCCAGCAGGAGAGTGCCGCCGAGCACAACGAGCGCCAGGAGGCCGAGCACGCCCCGGCTCCCGCAGCGCCGACCCCTGCCCGTGTCACCGCGCGGCCGGCCGCCGCGCAGCACGCGCAGCAACCGGCGGGCGTCTCCTATGGATCAGGCAGCGCCGCGGGATCGGCCCCGGGCCGCGCACCTTCCTCCGCCGCTGCTGCCGCCGGCCCGGCCGGCGCGCCCGAGCCGGCGGGTGCGGTCGCGGGACCGGGGGCCGCGCCGGGCGCCGTCGCTCCCGTCCGCGCCGCTGCGCAGTCCCCGGCCCTCGGTCCCGCCGACCAGCAGTCCGACGCCCCGGGAGCCCTCGGCGCCCAGCCCGCCCCCGGCGCCTCGCTCGAACCGGGCGGCGGTGCCTGCGCGGGGTCCCCGGAGCCCAGCACCGAGGCTGACAAGCCCGAGGGCAGCGGCGGCGGTTGCGGAGGCGGAGGTGGCGGCGCTCAGGAGCGGAAGAGCCCGGCTCCGCCCAACGTCTCCGATCAGGACCCGCAGGCCGCCCTGGGTACGGCCGCCGCCGTGCCGCCGGACCAGACGGTCACCGTCCTGGGCGGTGCCGACAGCGCCGTCGACCACTCCATCGGGCAGCAGCAGGCCCAGCTCAAGGCTGCCCCGCCGACCACGCAGCGCCCCTCCGGCGCGCCGCAGACCCTGCAGGGCAAGCCGACGGAGGAGGCCCCGGCCGCGCAGGTGTCGGGTCAGCTGGAGCGGGTGGCCCCGCCGGGGCAGGGCCGGCAGCAGAAGGCGGACGGCAATCAGGTCCAGGGCCAGAACCCGGCCGAGCAGGTGCAGACGCCCAACGTCCCGGACACCGACGCCGGCAAGGCGGACGCCCATGACGTCCAGAACATGCAGGACGCGGTCAACGACGTTCCCTCCACCGACCCCGGTCTGAACGTCACTGTCGGCCCGGCCCCCCAGGTGCAGCTGACCGGTGACGCCGACCCGCAGCTGACGGACCAGCAGGCCGGCAAGTACAACGACAAGACCTCCGAGATCCAGGACACCGGCCGACAGGACGCGGCCAAGCCGCTGGGCGAGGACCAGATCTACCCGGACGTGCCCCAGGAGACCCTGAAGGGCAACGTCCCCGGGGGCGCCGGCGGCCGGGGCGGCGGGGGCAAGGCCGGTACGCAGCTGAAGCCCGGCGAGGCCACCGTCGTCCAGCAGCAGCGCGGCCCGCAGATCAAGCAGGCGATCGGCCAGGGTCAGGGGCAGGTGGGCAGCGCCCAGGCCGACAACAGGCAGCAGCAGGCCGAGGCGCGCAAGAAGAACCAGTCGGACATCGACAAGGAGACGGCCGACAACGCCAGGAAGCAGACGGCCAAGCGCGGTGAGGTAGGCGTCCAGGCCAAGCAGGCGCGCGACCAGTGGCGCTCGGAGCAGGACCAGAAGGTCGCCGACTCCGACAAGCAGGCGGATCAGTCGCACACGGAGAACAACCAGAAGATCCTCTCCAAGCGCGACGACAGCAACAAGCAGGTCAAGGACCGGCAGGCCAGCGACAACCAGAAGATCCAGGACAACCGCGAGCAGGCGCAGAAGAAGGCCCAGGACGAGAAGGAGAAGAAGAAGCACGAGTCCTCGGGCTGGTTCGGCTGGATCACATCCAAGATCAAGGATGCTTTCAACGCGCTGCTGTCGGCGGTCACGAAGATCTTCGACTTCTTCCGCAAGCTGGTCAACGACATCATCGACGGCTTCAAGAAGTTCGCGGACTCGGTCATCGACACCTGCCGCAAGCTCGCCGTACAGCTGATCAAGGCCGTCGCCGATACGCTGATCCAGATCTGCGACGTCCTGCTCGCCGCGTTCCCGGCGCTGCGCGACAAGTTCCGCAAGGCCATCGAGGACCTGCGCGATGGCGCCATCGCGGCGGTCAACGCCCTGGCCGACACGCTCAAGGCGGCGGTCAACGCGCTCCTCGACGGGCTGGGGGCCGCGCTCAACGCACTGCTGAAGCTGGCCGAAGCGACCCTCAAGGCCATCATCAACCAGGTGCGCTCGTTGGTCGAGGCGGCGATCAACTTCGTCAAGGCCGCCATCGCCGCGCTGGGTCAACTCGCGGCGCTGATCGCGGACATCGCCCCGGACCCGGGCGGCTGGCTGAGCAAGATGGGCGCCGCCGCGAGGGACGGCATCCAGCATCACCTCTGGGGCGCGGTCAAGACGGCGGTGAAGGCCTGGTTCGACCAGAAGGTCGAGTCCGTCGTCGGCCTGACGTCCACCCTCCTGAACATCCTCGTCAAGGGCTGCATCTCCCTCAAGAAGATCGGCCAGATGGCCTGGAAAGCGATCATCTCCGCGCTTCCGATGATGCTCGCGCAGATCATCATCGAGAAGGTCATCTCGATGATCGTGCCTGCGGCGGGCGCGATCATGACGATCATTCAGGGACTGATGGCCGCCTGGGGAACCATCAGCAAAATCATCGCCGCCTTCGGCAAGTTCTTCGCCTTCCTGAAGGCGGTGAAGGCGGGCCCGGCCGCCTGCCTCTTCGCGGAGGCGGTCGCAGCGGGTGTCGTCGCCCTCCTGGAATTCGTCTCCCAATACCTCCTCTCCAAGCTCAAGGGCGCCGGCAAGGCCGTGGGCACCAAGCTCAAGGCCCTCGCCCAGAAGATCCTGAAGGCCCTGGCCAAGGCGGGCAAGGGCGCGAGAAAGGCCGTCGGCACCGCCGTCAACCGGGCTCGGACGGGCCTGCGCAACGCGATGTCCTCACTCCGCGAGCGCATGCCGTCCGGCCGCCGACCCGCCGAACCGGATTTCTTCGCCCATCCTCACGAGCGGCCCGGCGAGCCCCATGAGACGGCCCCTCACCACGAGGAGCCGCATGCGCCGAGCCCCGAGGCCTCCAAGACCTCGAAGTCGCACGAGCCCAAGTTCCAGTCGGAGAGCAAGTCCTCGAAACCCCACGAACCCGAAGGGCCCAGGAAGCCCCGCGAGCCGGAGGAGGCGAACGCGCCCGCCCGACCTCGTCGTCCGGTATCCCGCGCGGGTCGAGCACTCAACCGGGCCAAGGGCGCCGTGAAAGCGGCCCTTGGGAAGGCGCGCAACGCTGCCCGCGCACTTGGTCGCAAGCTGAAGAACAGTAAGCTCGGCCGCGCGATCGGCAACGCTGCCCACAAAATTCGCGACGCTTACAAGCGCAAGCGCGACCAGTTGCGCGAGTGGTGGAACAAGCGGAAGGAGCAGCGGGCGCAGAGGCGCGCGAAACGGCATGACGACCGGCTCGCGCGAGCCGTTGCGCGAATGAAGCCGCTCTTCACGTCGATGCTTCGGCGAGGCGTCCACCCGACCGTGCTCCGTGCGGTCATGGGCGGCATGCGGCTTTGGTACCGACTTTCGCGCGTCGCAGCGGAGGGCGCGCAGCGTTTCGATATCAAGGCGTGGGCAAGCCCGCCCGAGCTTGTGGTTCCGGGCACGAACGTCAGGCTCGACCCACGAGATGTGCTCGAATTTGTGCAGCAGTTGGCCAACAAGGTACGTATCGAGTTCAGCAGGCGCGGATCGCATCCGGCCAACGTGGCTTTTGGAAGCGATGGCAGTGTGAATCGGGTCGAATTCGGGCGTGCCGCTGGAGTCGGCCATATGGTGGACCGGTTGGATTCGCTGCAGGGGGACAGACTCTTCCCGGAGCCCACGACAGAACGTCGAGAAAAGGACGGCCAGGAGAAAGAAGTGTCGGTGCCGGGCCGGTGGACCTTGGCCTGGGCGTCGAACGAAAATGCTGGTGATACGACTGTCGAGGAACCGGGCGGCGCCAACAGTCACATATACCGGCGCACACCGGATCAGGCCAGAGGGCGAGACCTCGAATACCAGGAGATCATAGCGGAGGAAAATGAGAGCGCTGATCTCCTTGCTGTCGGACGTGACTACCTCAACATTTTCCGCGGAGCGGCTCCGAATAAAAATCTGAGCCAGATGCAGCTTCTGAAAAGTCGCTTTCTCATCAAGCTCACTGCATGGACTGAGAAGCGACGGGATGAGAGCGCCAGGGTCCATGCGGCAATGCTGGCCCAAATGATTTCACGAGCTGCCACCAAGAAGGACGGAGAAATGATCATCAAGGCCATCGAGGGGTATCCGATGGCTCCCAAGGGGGCGCAAGCGGCCGCAGTGAGCAAGCGAGCGTGGGTGGGTGGGGCGAACAGGGAGAGGCAACTGGCCGATCTCGGCGCACGCGTGCAGAACGAACGGGCTGAGATAAACAGGCTTTCGGATCTGGAGGAGCGAGGTGCGAGAAGAAAGCTGGTGAATAATATGAGGCGCAGGATGAGGCGGGGCATACTTGGGCACACGACCAAATCGGGGGTGCACTCAATTAGCGGCGAAGAGCTCGCCGAGCGTGAAATAAACTTCATCCAGGCGTGGCTGAACGAGTATAGTGTGGACATTGCGGATGGAATGGATCCCAGGACTGTCAAGGAAAGGGTTTTCAAACATATCGAGACCCAAGTTATGAATACGTACGGTCTCTAG
- a CDS encoding HEAT repeat domain-containing protein translates to MDGAVFHRSRRLVFRHPDPSQAERVATQHGWASLGSRGGHRKAVELVWAVDDETTFHCVEDVASGEFCCFFRGSRIDGVTDAFRRIDAEVDAWSSAELIDQVYAEAPPMERVGALFRLGLGAPAAFDDEFFDAFMVALRDEHPMIRAAAARTAAYMEWPQLLPELRIIASGDTDARVRGEAEQVVSVFESAENGAQ, encoded by the coding sequence ATGGATGGTGCTGTTTTCCATCGCAGTCGTAGGCTCGTGTTCCGGCATCCTGACCCTTCCCAGGCGGAGCGGGTAGCGACACAGCACGGGTGGGCCTCCCTCGGCTCTCGCGGAGGGCATCGGAAAGCCGTAGAACTCGTATGGGCGGTTGATGATGAAACGACCTTTCATTGTGTTGAGGACGTGGCCTCCGGGGAGTTTTGCTGCTTCTTTCGTGGGTCCAGGATCGATGGTGTCACGGATGCCTTCCGTAGGATTGATGCAGAGGTAGATGCATGGAGCTCGGCCGAGCTGATCGATCAAGTCTATGCAGAAGCCCCTCCGATGGAGCGTGTGGGTGCGCTGTTCCGTCTGGGGCTCGGCGCTCCTGCGGCTTTTGATGACGAGTTCTTCGATGCCTTCATGGTTGCGCTGCGTGATGAGCACCCCATGATCAGAGCAGCTGCAGCGCGAACTGCCGCATATATGGAATGGCCGCAATTGCTTCCCGAGTTGCGGATCATTGCCTCAGGCGACACCGACGCTCGCGTGCGGGGGGAGGCAGAACAGGTGGTCTCGGTTTTTGAGAGCGCAGAAAATGGTGCCCAGTGA
- a CDS encoding phage baseplate assembly protein V — translation MAAEPTRYLGKYRGTVVSNADPMRVGRLQVQVPDVLGDVTSTWAMPCFPLAGPGMGQFHLPPVDAGVWVEFEQGDPSYPIWTGCWYGGFHEVPEDAMTTGNDPNVVLQTPGRRQIVLSDEPGGKGITLKHPSGASIVIDDTGVHISNGQGAVISLVGPTVTINNDALTIT, via the coding sequence ATGGCTGCTGAACCCACCCGTTACCTCGGCAAGTACCGGGGCACCGTGGTGAGCAACGCCGACCCCATGCGCGTGGGCCGGCTCCAGGTCCAGGTCCCGGACGTGCTCGGCGACGTGACCTCGACCTGGGCCATGCCGTGCTTCCCGCTGGCCGGTCCCGGGATGGGGCAGTTCCATCTGCCGCCGGTGGACGCCGGTGTGTGGGTGGAGTTCGAGCAGGGCGACCCCAGCTACCCCATCTGGACGGGGTGTTGGTACGGCGGCTTCCACGAGGTACCGGAAGACGCCATGACCACCGGCAACGACCCGAACGTGGTGCTCCAGACGCCCGGTCGGCGCCAGATCGTCCTCTCCGACGAGCCCGGCGGCAAGGGCATCACCCTGAAGCACCCCTCCGGCGCGTCGATCGTCATCGACGACACGGGGGTGCACATCAGCAACGGCCAGGGCGCGGTGATCTCCCTCGTGGGGCCGACCGTGACCATCAACAACGACGCGCTCACCATCACCTGA
- a CDS encoding PAAR-like protein — protein sequence MSGNLVTISATVMCPHGGQANVLPAQSRVLVDGSPAATEADVYTVTGCTFTAGGKADPCTTVRWTGTSARIRVNGSPALLQDSTALCHTAEGATQGPPNVTVVQQRVVGR from the coding sequence GTGTCCGGAAATCTTGTCACCATCAGCGCCACGGTGATGTGCCCGCACGGCGGGCAGGCGAACGTCCTGCCCGCCCAGTCCCGGGTGCTCGTCGACGGCAGCCCGGCCGCCACCGAGGCCGACGTCTACACGGTGACCGGCTGCACCTTCACCGCCGGTGGAAAGGCCGACCCCTGCACGACGGTCCGCTGGACGGGGACCTCCGCGCGCATCCGCGTCAACGGCTCGCCCGCCCTGCTGCAGGACTCGACGGCGCTCTGCCACACGGCCGAGGGCGCGACACAGGGCCCGCCGAACGTCACCGTCGTACAGCAGCGGGTGGTGGGACGATGA
- a CDS encoding GPW/gp25 family protein, with the protein MSPRNRRTGAAGAAAAAGAPAERVIQLPAPQPYPPRTDIAFPFHVDSRGRTADSDYDGHVRDMIEQLLFTSPGERVMRPDFGCGLLDLVFAPNSPELASALQLSVQAALQRWLGDVIEVDALDVVSEENVVRVHLAYTVRRTGSRRTDVFEGSGVAA; encoded by the coding sequence ATGAGCCCGCGCAACCGCCGGACCGGCGCGGCGGGCGCGGCCGCCGCAGCCGGTGCCCCCGCCGAGCGCGTCATCCAGCTGCCCGCGCCGCAGCCGTACCCGCCCCGCACGGACATCGCTTTCCCCTTCCACGTCGACAGCCGCGGCCGTACCGCGGACAGCGACTACGACGGCCACGTCCGCGACATGATCGAGCAGTTGCTCTTCACCAGCCCGGGGGAGCGGGTGATGCGCCCCGACTTCGGCTGCGGGCTGCTCGACCTGGTCTTCGCGCCCAACAGCCCGGAGCTGGCCTCCGCGCTCCAGCTCTCCGTCCAGGCCGCCCTGCAGCGCTGGCTCGGCGACGTGATCGAGGTGGACGCGCTCGACGTGGTCAGCGAGGAGAACGTGGTGCGGGTGCACCTGGCCTATACCGTCCGGCGCACCGGGTCGCGACGGACCGATGTGTTCGAGGGGAGCGGGGTAGCCGCGTGA